In Flavivirga abyssicola, the following are encoded in one genomic region:
- a CDS encoding TonB-dependent receptor, whose product MKKYVIQHQLKVCIACLLMFFSLSAFAQEITVNGIVTDANNSPLPGVNIIVKNQSNGATTDFNGKYSITLNSDDILVFSFIGYKTKDVSVAGQTVINVILEEGGYGLETVVVTSRKQSENVQEVPISVAAFSAKALETKGISNVSQIGDYIPNVEIDVTAPFSGSQSILSPYIRGIGQVDFAITYEPAVGLYVDGVYFGRTVGSVIDLLDVARVEALKGPQGTLFGRNTIGGAINITTKDPSRTFSANGQITTGSYNRLDTKVSVDIPLIDDKLLSSVSVSSINRDGHVERLPYNGAANADLANPRLGVFSDVNNDGDQGNQNNDTWRAKLKWLASDKFTATFSADYERVRENQNASKILAMFNDVGGAPTIVGAYNACAAGLLPPELCNAITNAPGLELIGATPYDERFITDDPFSNYATADAGTKIDTWGTALTLEWELSDNIDFKSISSYRNLKSQFAEDQDFSPIDFGTAGFIMPQKQFTQEFQLVGNDDKLKWIAGLYYFNEDGSVTDQVVLGRGLVQIYGQNFVKNKSYAGFAQATLKLTDKWSVTGGARFTYEEKELDGRQRDLNSFALKTGVVAPEDFPTSDLTLYYPPGVNKQTFSEPTFRLGTEYKFSESVFAYGFFAQGFKSGGWTTRVTTPVLEAPEFAPEKANTYEVGLKTDLANNTFRFNISAFYTDYQDLQITVQRGITPFVENAAQAEIKGVEVDAQWRASQNILLSGNFGYIDASYKSITDPNAVISEDFSFINTPDFSSSVAADITFPLGEDKARLLFHIDMVNKSEVYNDVENTAILRQPGLTLLNTSLSLEGPNRDWKVTIGGSNITDETYLVGGYNNPGVGIIYGTYARPAEFNLGLSYKFF is encoded by the coding sequence ATGAAAAAGTATGTAATTCAACACCAACTTAAAGTCTGTATAGCGTGTCTTCTTATGTTTTTTTCGCTATCTGCTTTTGCACAAGAAATAACAGTTAATGGAATTGTTACAGATGCTAACAATAGCCCTTTACCAGGTGTAAACATCATTGTGAAAAATCAATCTAATGGAGCTACAACAGATTTTAATGGAAAATATTCTATTACTTTAAATAGCGATGACATATTAGTATTTTCATTTATTGGATATAAAACCAAAGACGTTTCAGTTGCTGGTCAAACCGTCATTAACGTTATTCTTGAAGAAGGCGGTTACGGTTTAGAAACTGTTGTCGTAACATCAAGAAAACAATCAGAAAATGTACAAGAAGTGCCTATTTCGGTTGCTGCTTTTTCAGCAAAAGCTTTAGAAACAAAAGGTATTAGTAACGTATCTCAAATTGGTGATTATATTCCAAATGTAGAAATAGATGTTACTGCACCTTTTAGTGGTAGTCAATCTATTTTATCGCCATATATTAGAGGTATTGGTCAAGTAGATTTTGCTATTACTTACGAACCTGCTGTTGGATTATATGTAGACGGTGTTTATTTTGGACGTACTGTAGGTTCTGTTATCGACTTACTAGACGTTGCAAGAGTTGAAGCGCTTAAAGGTCCTCAAGGTACACTTTTTGGTAGAAATACTATTGGCGGAGCTATAAACATTACAACAAAGGATCCTTCCAGAACGTTTTCTGCTAATGGACAAATAACGACTGGTAGTTATAACAGATTAGACACCAAAGTATCGGTAGATATCCCTTTGATTGATGACAAATTATTATCTAGTGTATCTGTATCTTCAATTAACAGAGACGGTCATGTAGAAAGACTCCCTTATAATGGAGCGGCAAATGCAGATCTTGCAAACCCACGTTTAGGTGTTTTCTCAGATGTAAATAACGATGGAGATCAAGGAAATCAAAACAACGATACCTGGAGAGCAAAACTTAAGTGGTTAGCTTCAGATAAATTTACAGCTACTTTTAGTGCCGATTACGAACGTGTAAGAGAAAATCAAAATGCGAGTAAAATTTTAGCCATGTTTAATGATGTAGGCGGTGCTCCTACTATTGTTGGTGCATATAATGCCTGTGCTGCTGGATTATTACCTCCGGAATTATGTAATGCTATTACTAACGCTCCTGGATTAGAATTGATAGGAGCGACACCTTACGATGAGCGTTTTATTACAGATGACCCTTTTAGCAATTATGCTACTGCAGATGCAGGAACAAAAATAGATACCTGGGGAACTGCACTTACATTAGAATGGGAACTTAGCGACAACATAGATTTTAAATCCATTTCGTCATATAGAAATTTAAAATCTCAATTTGCCGAAGATCAAGATTTTTCTCCTATAGATTTCGGAACTGCCGGATTTATTATGCCACAAAAACAGTTTACTCAAGAATTCCAATTGGTTGGAAATGACGATAAGCTTAAATGGATCGCTGGTCTTTACTATTTTAATGAAGACGGTTCAGTTACCGATCAAGTTGTTTTAGGTAGAGGTTTAGTACAGATTTATGGACAGAATTTTGTTAAAAACAAAAGTTACGCGGGATTTGCTCAAGCGACACTAAAATTAACCGACAAATGGAGTGTTACGGGAGGTGCGCGTTTTACCTATGAGGAAAAGGAATTAGATGGCAGACAACGAGATTTAAACAGTTTTGCATTAAAAACTGGTGTAGTAGCACCTGAAGATTTTCCAACATCAGATCTTACATTATACTATCCTCCAGGAGTGAACAAACAAACATTTAGTGAGCCTACCTTTAGATTAGGTACGGAGTATAAATTTTCTGAAAGTGTATTTGCTTATGGCTTTTTTGCTCAAGGATTTAAATCTGGTGGTTGGACAACCAGAGTAACAACACCAGTACTTGAAGCACCAGAATTTGCTCCCGAAAAAGCAAATACCTATGAGGTAGGATTGAAAACGGATTTAGCAAATAACACTTTCCGATTTAACATATCAGCTTTTTATACCGATTATCAAGATTTACAGATTACAGTTCAAAGAGGCATTACTCCTTTTGTTGAAAATGCTGCTCAAGCAGAAATTAAAGGTGTAGAAGTAGATGCACAATGGCGTGCTTCCCAAAATATATTATTATCAGGAAACTTTGGATATATTGATGCATCGTATAAATCTATTACAGATCCAAATGCAGTGATTTCTGAAGATTTCAGTTTTATAAATACGCCTGATTTTTCCAGTTCGGTGGCAGCAGATATCACTTTTCCTTTAGGAGAAGATAAAGCCAGATTGTTGTTCCATATAGATATGGTTAATAAAAGTGAAGTTTATAATGATGTAGAAAACACAGCAATTCTTAGACAACCAGGATTAACGTTACTT
- a CDS encoding phenylacetaldoxime dehydratase family protein, with translation MRKYKKNMPKGWEPPVPAWSAKIESGCTEIVIGYFGYQIQNDSNKTPNEFHNWYSSLLKADHAPIHTERGHVIDNENYRNGFYISYWNSKASYDAWRAAHLFTNWWNSDDRVNDDFGYWAEPMIIPLERFETLFSSEDKAGAATMFNDFKGPIKEHNYWGGMRDRLEISEVNLLEGNTENLTQQSHIETLGKRVHLKTPKNLAIIRSAQNLTESKDHEKAYYQAEVYPNLIKGMDFISTHPEETGCCSSRFSDELTISGEKTKKTFGFAYFLTLEHLETWSRTHPTHLAIFNSFLNMVQSLGGQIDIKLWHEVSVLPEGQVFEYINCHPKSGLLPWFR, from the coding sequence ATGAGAAAATATAAAAAAAACATGCCTAAAGGCTGGGAACCACCGGTTCCTGCCTGGAGTGCTAAAATAGAATCAGGCTGTACCGAAATTGTTATTGGCTATTTTGGGTATCAAATCCAAAACGATTCTAATAAAACACCTAATGAATTTCATAATTGGTATTCAAGCTTACTAAAAGCTGACCATGCACCAATTCATACAGAAAGAGGTCATGTTATCGATAATGAAAATTATAGAAACGGTTTTTATATTTCTTATTGGAATTCTAAAGCAAGTTATGACGCATGGAGAGCAGCTCATTTGTTTACTAATTGGTGGAATTCTGACGACCGCGTAAATGACGATTTTGGCTATTGGGCAGAACCTATGATTATTCCTTTGGAACGCTTTGAAACCCTTTTCTCATCGGAAGATAAAGCGGGAGCTGCAACGATGTTTAACGATTTTAAAGGTCCTATTAAAGAGCATAATTATTGGGGTGGTATGCGAGATCGTTTAGAAATTTCTGAGGTTAATTTACTAGAAGGAAATACAGAAAACTTAACACAGCAATCACATATTGAAACTTTAGGAAAACGAGTGCATCTAAAAACACCTAAAAACCTTGCTATTATTAGATCTGCTCAAAATTTAACCGAAAGTAAAGATCATGAAAAAGCGTATTATCAAGCTGAAGTATATCCCAATCTAATAAAAGGTATGGATTTTATTTCAACCCATCCAGAAGAAACAGGATGCTGTAGTTCCAGGTTTTCTGATGAGCTTACTATATCAGGTGAAAAAACAAAGAAAACATTTGGTTTTGCCTATTTCTTAACACTGGAACATTTAGAAACATGGTCTAGAACACACCCTACGCATTTAGCCATATTTAATAGTTTTTTAAACATGGTACAATCCTTAGGAGGACAAATAGATATAAAACTATGGCATGAAGTATCGGTTTTACCCGAAGGTCAAGTATTTGAATATATAAACTGCCATCCAAAGTCAGGGCTTCTTCCTTGGTTTAGATAA
- a CDS encoding carbon-nitrogen hydrolase family protein yields MENSSYKVAAVQAAPVFLNLNASIDKAIKLIEEASNNGAKLVTFGECWLPGYPWWIWLDAPAMGMQHVQPYFENSMEIGSEQHMRLCEAARRNNIYVGMGFSERDGGSLYIAQLLIDDEGETISARRKLKPTHVERTVFGNGDGSDLKVHDTRIGKLGALACWEHLQPLSKYAMYSQNEQVHFAAWPGFSLYEGKAFALGYQVNTAASRIYAVEGSCYVVAPTPLITQEIHDMLCDTDLKKDFLPLGGGYARIYGPDGSELAEPIPHDQEGILYADIDLGAIAVAKAAADPAGHYARPDVTQLLFNPKPQRPVVLREAYNAGKEAKTEEVLKEEITEQS; encoded by the coding sequence ATGGAAAATTCAAGCTACAAAGTTGCCGCTGTACAAGCTGCACCAGTTTTTTTAAACTTAAATGCCTCAATCGATAAAGCAATAAAATTAATTGAAGAAGCCTCAAATAATGGAGCAAAACTTGTCACTTTCGGAGAATGTTGGTTACCAGGGTATCCTTGGTGGATATGGCTTGATGCACCTGCTATGGGCATGCAACATGTACAGCCCTATTTTGAAAACTCAATGGAAATTGGGAGCGAACAACACATGCGACTCTGTGAAGCTGCAAGACGAAATAATATTTATGTAGGTATGGGCTTTAGTGAACGCGATGGCGGATCATTATATATTGCACAACTACTTATTGACGATGAAGGAGAAACCATATCTGCAAGACGAAAATTAAAACCTACACATGTGGAACGTACTGTATTTGGTAATGGTGACGGCAGCGATCTTAAAGTCCATGATACCAGAATAGGAAAACTAGGAGCTTTAGCGTGTTGGGAACATTTACAACCGTTGAGTAAATATGCCATGTACTCACAAAATGAACAAGTACACTTTGCTGCATGGCCCGGATTTTCTTTATATGAAGGAAAGGCTTTTGCCTTAGGCTATCAAGTAAACACAGCCGCAAGTCGAATTTATGCCGTAGAAGGGTCGTGTTATGTTGTTGCACCAACACCTTTAATAACTCAGGAAATTCATGATATGCTATGCGATACTGATCTGAAAAAGGACTTCCTGCCATTAGGTGGTGGTTACGCCAGAATATATGGACCAGATGGATCTGAATTGGCAGAACCTATTCCGCATGATCAAGAAGGTATTTTATATGCCGATATAGACTTAGGAGCCATAGCAGTAGCCAAAGCAGCTGCAGACCCTGCAGGTCATTATGCAAGACCAGATGTTACCCAGCTACTTTTCAATCCAAAACCTCAACGACCAGTAGTATTAAGAGAAGCATACAATGCAGGAAAAGAAGCAAAGACTGAGGAGGTTTTAAAAGAAGAAATAACCGAGCAATCATGA